One Burkholderia pyrrocinia DNA segment encodes these proteins:
- a CDS encoding 2-hydroxyacid dehydrogenase, with the protein MKPELLVLIALRGDAHREIAASFDVRYAPTPEERERAIAESGGTIRAVLTNGSTGLAAADIDRLPQLTFVSALGAGYEHIDVAHAKARGITVVTGAGTNDDCVADHAFALLLAAVRGVVRLDAKTRAGVWREGLPMPPNVSGKKLGIVGLGKIGEKCARRAAGFDIEIGYHNRSAKDVPYRYFDRLDALAQWADFLIVATPGGAGTRHLIDRAVLDALGPGGFVVNVSRGSVVDTAALADALREGRIAGAGLDVYEGEPEPPRALTDLDSVVLTPHMGGWSPEALDRSVQQFLDNAARHFAGQPVLTPV; encoded by the coding sequence ATGAAGCCCGAGCTGCTGGTTCTCATCGCATTGCGCGGCGACGCGCATCGCGAGATCGCCGCGTCGTTCGACGTGCGCTATGCCCCGACTCCCGAAGAACGCGAACGCGCGATCGCCGAATCCGGCGGCACGATTCGCGCGGTGCTGACCAACGGCAGCACGGGCCTCGCCGCTGCCGATATCGACCGGCTTCCGCAACTCACGTTCGTCAGCGCGCTCGGCGCCGGCTACGAGCATATCGACGTCGCGCATGCGAAGGCGCGCGGCATCACGGTCGTGACGGGCGCCGGTACCAACGACGATTGCGTCGCCGATCACGCGTTCGCGCTGCTGCTCGCGGCAGTGCGCGGCGTCGTGCGGCTCGATGCGAAAACCCGCGCGGGCGTGTGGCGCGAGGGGCTGCCGATGCCGCCGAACGTGTCGGGCAAGAAGCTCGGCATCGTCGGGCTCGGCAAGATCGGCGAGAAGTGCGCACGCCGCGCGGCCGGCTTCGACATCGAGATCGGTTATCACAACCGGTCGGCGAAGGACGTTCCTTACCGCTATTTCGACCGGCTCGACGCGCTCGCGCAGTGGGCCGATTTCCTGATCGTCGCGACGCCGGGCGGCGCGGGCACGCGGCACCTGATCGATCGCGCGGTGCTCGATGCGCTCGGCCCCGGCGGTTTTGTCGTCAACGTGTCGCGCGGCAGTGTTGTCGATACCGCTGCTTTGGCGGATGCGCTGCGCGAAGGGCGCATCGCGGGCGCGGGGCTCGATGTGTATGAAGGCGAGCCGGAGCCGCCGCGCGCGCTGACGGATCTCGACAGCGTCGTGCTGACGCCGCACATGGGCGGCTGGTCGCCCGAGGCGCTCGATCGTTCGGTGCAGCAGTTTCTCGACAACGCTGCGCGGCATTTCGCGGGGCAGCCGGTGCTGACGCCCGTTTAA
- a CDS encoding ABC transporter permease: MTGRAAASARRVTPDKVGILIGVLTIVAVLGLPFSVLRPNRIAAGADLSVFAALPAVQGAALAALWSVGALWAMTASRPAWRLAAGCTWLATLAYAVGAAATHVVAPDDMLARVSPAAGVWLLLFAWAVLVADALARLAFGPWRRLVALVVAIAAISVPLASGWWDGLSVMREYAVRSDDFWREAIRHVSLAGGSVAAALVAGVPLGIACARVAAVRTVAMPVLNIVQTIPSIAMYGLMMAPLGLLAAHVPLAAALGIRGIGVAPAVLALFLYSLLPIASSVVVGLGQVPPHVTEAARAMGMTRAQRLLRVDLVLALPVILSGVRIVLVQNIGLTAVAALIGGGGFGTFIFQGIGQSAADLVLLGAIPTIALALAAAVVFEAATSLAKGRAG, from the coding sequence ATGACGGGTCGCGCGGCGGCGTCCGCGCGGCGCGTGACACCCGACAAGGTCGGCATCCTGATCGGGGTACTGACGATCGTCGCCGTGCTCGGCCTGCCATTCTCGGTGCTGCGACCGAACCGGATCGCGGCCGGCGCCGATCTGTCGGTGTTCGCCGCGCTGCCTGCGGTGCAGGGCGCTGCGCTCGCCGCGCTGTGGAGCGTCGGCGCACTGTGGGCGATGACGGCGAGCCGCCCCGCGTGGCGGCTCGCGGCAGGCTGCACGTGGCTCGCGACGCTCGCGTATGCGGTCGGTGCAGCGGCGACGCACGTCGTCGCGCCCGACGACATGCTCGCGCGCGTGTCGCCCGCCGCCGGTGTCTGGCTGCTGTTGTTCGCATGGGCCGTGCTCGTCGCCGACGCGCTCGCGCGGCTCGCGTTCGGCCCGTGGCGGCGCCTCGTCGCGCTCGTCGTCGCGATTGCAGCGATCTCGGTGCCGCTCGCGAGCGGCTGGTGGGACGGCCTTTCCGTGATGCGCGAATACGCGGTGCGCAGCGACGATTTCTGGCGCGAAGCGATCCGGCACGTATCGCTCGCGGGCGGCTCGGTCGCCGCCGCGCTCGTCGCGGGTGTGCCGCTCGGCATCGCATGCGCGCGCGTCGCGGCGGTGCGGACCGTCGCAATGCCCGTGCTCAATATCGTGCAGACGATCCCGAGCATCGCGATGTACGGGCTGATGATGGCGCCGCTCGGCCTGCTTGCCGCACACGTGCCGCTCGCGGCCGCGCTCGGCATCCGCGGGATCGGCGTCGCGCCGGCCGTGCTCGCGCTGTTCCTGTATTCGCTGCTGCCGATCGCATCGAGCGTCGTGGTCGGGCTTGGGCAAGTGCCGCCGCATGTGACCGAAGCGGCGCGCGCGATGGGCATGACGCGCGCGCAGCGGCTGCTGCGCGTCGACCTGGTGCTCGCGCTGCCGGTGATCCTGAGCGGCGTGCGCATCGTGCTCGTGCAGAACATCGGCCTGACCGCGGTCGCCGCGCTGATCGGCGGCGGCGGGTTCGGCACCTTCATCTTCCAGGGGATCGGGCAATCGGCCGCCGATCTCGTGCTGCTCGGCGCGATCCCGACGATCGCGCTCGCACTGGCGGCCGCCGTCGTGTTCGAAGCCGCGACGTCGCTCGCGAAGGGGCGTGCAGGATGA
- a CDS encoding ABC transporter ATP-binding protein — translation MIEIERVGKRFGDVVAVDDVSLTMKRGTITALVGASGSGKSTLLRMINRLIAPTSGTIRIDGVDTASVAPEQLRRGIGYAIQGHGLFPHWSVARNIATVPRLLGWPSDRIGARVNELLELFHLAPAEFADKLPHELSGGQQQRVGVARALAAEPAMLLMDEPFGALDPIIRGKAQDDLFELQRRLGITVVIVTHDIEEALKLGDTIAVMDGGRLLQVAPPAEILGKPAAGVVEQLVAGVDRPLRLLALTPIDAVAEPGHADGEPIAATRTLRDAVSELLWRGVDALPVDDGGGRNEPGARRITLDAIRAHARKPA, via the coding sequence ATGATCGAGATCGAACGGGTCGGCAAACGCTTCGGCGACGTCGTCGCCGTCGACGACGTCTCGCTGACGATGAAGCGCGGCACGATCACCGCGCTCGTCGGCGCATCGGGCAGCGGCAAGTCGACGCTGCTGCGCATGATCAACCGGCTGATCGCGCCCACCAGCGGCACGATCCGCATCGACGGCGTCGATACGGCGAGTGTCGCGCCCGAGCAGCTTCGGCGCGGCATCGGTTATGCGATCCAGGGGCACGGGCTGTTTCCGCACTGGAGCGTCGCACGCAACATCGCGACCGTGCCGCGCCTGCTCGGCTGGCCGTCCGATCGCATCGGCGCGCGCGTGAACGAACTGCTCGAACTGTTCCATCTCGCGCCGGCCGAATTCGCGGACAAGCTGCCGCACGAACTGTCGGGCGGCCAGCAGCAGCGCGTCGGCGTCGCACGCGCGCTCGCGGCCGAGCCCGCGATGCTGCTGATGGACGAACCGTTCGGCGCGCTCGATCCGATCATTCGCGGCAAGGCGCAGGACGACCTGTTTGAGTTGCAGCGCCGCCTCGGCATCACGGTCGTGATCGTCACGCACGATATCGAGGAAGCGCTCAAGCTCGGCGACACGATCGCGGTGATGGACGGCGGACGGCTGCTGCAGGTCGCGCCGCCGGCCGAGATTCTCGGCAAACCGGCGGCCGGCGTCGTCGAACAGCTCGTCGCGGGCGTCGACCGGCCGCTGCGCCTGCTCGCGCTGACGCCGATCGACGCGGTAGCCGAACCCGGTCATGCCGACGGCGAACCGATCGCCGCGACGCGCACGCTGCGCGATGCGGTGTCCGAGCTGCTATGGCGCGGTGTCGATGCGCTGCCCGTCGACGATGGTGGCGGACGCAACGAACCCGGCGCGCGGCGCATCACGCTCGATGCGATCCGCGCGCATGCGAGGAAGCCTGCATGA
- the osmF gene encoding glycine betaine ABC transporter substrate-binding protein OsmF, producing the protein MKLALPARILGLAFAAALVAPGAHADTPVVVSSKIDTEGNLLGSLIAQVLKAHGIPVTEKIALGTTPIVRKALTSGEIDIYPEYTGNAAFFFNKADDPVWKDAAKGYDTAKQLDYTANHLVWLAPAPANNTWGVAVLAPVAQAQHLKTFSDFGKWVAGGGKLKLAASAEFVNSASALPSFEKAYGFKLKPEQLVVLSGGDTAATIKAAANQTDGVNAAMVYGTDGGIASSGLAVLDDDKHVQPVYAPTPVIREAVLKAHPQIADYLKPVFASLDLKTLQALNARIQINGEPAAGVAKSYLKSKGFVK; encoded by the coding sequence ATGAAGCTCGCCCTGCCCGCCCGGATCCTGGGCCTCGCGTTCGCCGCCGCGCTCGTCGCGCCCGGCGCGCACGCCGACACGCCCGTCGTGGTGTCGTCGAAGATCGACACCGAAGGCAACCTGCTCGGCAGCCTCATCGCGCAGGTGCTGAAAGCCCACGGCATTCCGGTCACCGAAAAGATCGCGCTCGGCACGACGCCGATCGTGCGCAAGGCGCTCACGAGCGGCGAGATCGACATCTATCCCGAATACACGGGCAATGCCGCGTTCTTCTTCAACAAGGCCGACGATCCGGTCTGGAAGGACGCCGCGAAAGGCTACGACACCGCGAAGCAGCTCGACTACACGGCCAACCATCTCGTGTGGCTCGCCCCGGCGCCCGCGAACAACACATGGGGCGTCGCCGTGCTCGCACCCGTCGCGCAAGCGCAGCACCTGAAGACCTTCTCCGATTTCGGCAAGTGGGTCGCGGGCGGCGGCAAGCTGAAGCTCGCCGCGTCGGCCGAATTCGTGAACAGCGCGTCCGCGCTGCCGTCGTTCGAGAAGGCATACGGCTTCAAGCTGAAGCCCGAGCAGCTCGTCGTGCTGTCCGGCGGCGACACGGCCGCGACGATCAAGGCCGCCGCGAACCAGACCGACGGCGTGAATGCGGCGATGGTCTACGGCACCGACGGCGGCATCGCGTCGAGCGGCCTCGCGGTGCTCGACGACGACAAGCACGTGCAGCCCGTCTACGCGCCGACGCCCGTGATCCGCGAAGCCGTGCTGAAAGCGCATCCGCAGATCGCCGATTACCTGAAGCCCGTGTTCGCGAGCCTCGACCTGAAGACGCTGCAGGCGCTGAACGCACGCATCCAGATCAACGGCGAGCCGGCGGCCGGTGTCGCGAAGAGCTACCTGAAATCGAAGGGCTTCGTTAAATGA
- a CDS encoding lytic transglycosylase domain-containing protein: MRRFLWLIVLSLGIAQQASAQQVPALPASAPEAAASAPSVASAPLANANDQPNEENRRITSYLTKKFGVAKERAAKLADIVSVTATKYSLPPALVYAIISIESRFQEKARGQHGATGLMQVVPAAHRGLLRNVKDLTEPNANVEAGSAILSGYVKAAGGNVQAGLKSYGGSNAYAAKVMQRVDSFRFVLEPDDDAKAGKAANDTKARMVPVSESSSTSTSARNTR; encoded by the coding sequence ATGCGACGGTTTCTCTGGCTGATCGTGCTTTCGCTCGGCATCGCGCAACAGGCATCGGCGCAGCAAGTGCCCGCGCTGCCTGCATCCGCGCCCGAAGCGGCCGCATCGGCACCGTCCGTCGCATCCGCGCCACTCGCCAACGCCAACGATCAGCCGAACGAAGAAAACCGCCGCATCACGTCCTACCTGACGAAGAAGTTCGGCGTCGCGAAGGAACGGGCCGCGAAGCTCGCCGATATCGTGAGCGTTACTGCGACGAAATATTCACTGCCGCCGGCACTCGTTTACGCCATCATTTCGATCGAATCGCGCTTCCAGGAAAAGGCGCGCGGCCAGCACGGCGCGACGGGGCTGATGCAGGTCGTACCGGCCGCGCATCGCGGCCTGCTGCGCAACGTGAAGGATCTGACCGAGCCGAACGCGAACGTCGAAGCCGGCTCCGCGATCCTGTCGGGCTATGTGAAGGCAGCCGGCGGCAACGTGCAGGCCGGGCTGAAGAGCTATGGCGGTTCGAACGCGTATGCGGCAAAGGTGATGCAGCGGGTCGATTCGTTCCGGTTCGTGCTCGAACCCGACGACGACGCGAAAGCCGGGAAAGCCGCGAACGACACGAAGGCACGGATGGTGCCGGTCAGCGAATCGTCGTCGACATCGACGTCGGCTCGCAACACGCGGTAA
- a CDS encoding lysozyme inhibitor LprI family protein, giving the protein MRYAIRHAARLLAVAALASGAASAFAAVDCEQQGPTMDAVRNCIVDNSNQEVERAYRSLERKTRQRNPDAAKQLAKSQASWLGFASDTCNYVKTANPQQMIPDDAWMNCWVDFGQARVRILKKWEAQGNAPQPAHN; this is encoded by the coding sequence ATGCGCTACGCAATCCGACACGCTGCCCGCCTTCTCGCCGTCGCCGCGCTGGCGAGCGGCGCTGCGTCCGCGTTCGCCGCGGTCGATTGCGAACAGCAGGGGCCGACGATGGACGCGGTGCGAAACTGCATCGTCGACAACAGCAATCAGGAAGTGGAGCGCGCGTACCGGTCGCTCGAACGCAAGACCCGGCAACGCAACCCCGATGCCGCGAAACAGCTCGCAAAATCGCAGGCGAGCTGGCTCGGCTTCGCGAGCGACACCTGCAATTACGTAAAGACCGCCAATCCGCAGCAGATGATTCCGGACGACGCATGGATGAACTGCTGGGTCGACTTCGGCCAGGCGCGCGTGCGCATCCTGAAAAAATGGGAAGCGCAGGGGAACGCGCCGCAACCTGCGCACAACTGA
- a CDS encoding alkene reductase — translation MDALFTPARVGRYTLQNRLVMAPMTRSRAAFDGTPGELAAEYYAQRAGLGLIVSEGTQPSDDGQGYLTTPGIYTDAHVAGWKAVSDRVHARGGRLFIQLMHVGRMSHPDNTPHHRQGVAPSAIAPGVPMFTVKGMQEIPAPRALTTDEVRETVNDFRVAARRAIEAGADGVEIHGANGYLVQQFFAPNANTRTDAYGGTIENRARFAIEVAEAIADEIGADRTAIRLSPGTTLWGIDEGAEGPDLYRHLATQLDRLGLAYLHVMHQGDEPLLADLRERWSGTLIVNRPGRTRDAIGTDVAAGIADLEAYGQMVLANPDFVTRLKTGAPMNDAQRDTFFGGDARGYVDYPALSGAAAA, via the coding sequence ATGGACGCACTGTTCACCCCGGCCCGTGTCGGCCGCTACACGCTGCAGAACCGCCTGGTCATGGCACCGATGACGCGCAGCCGCGCCGCGTTCGACGGCACGCCCGGCGAACTGGCCGCCGAATACTATGCGCAGCGCGCGGGCCTCGGCCTGATCGTCAGCGAAGGCACGCAGCCGTCGGACGACGGCCAGGGCTACCTGACGACGCCCGGCATCTACACCGATGCGCACGTCGCCGGCTGGAAGGCGGTCAGCGACCGCGTGCATGCGCGCGGCGGCCGTCTGTTCATCCAGTTGATGCACGTGGGGCGCATGTCGCACCCCGACAACACGCCGCATCATCGCCAGGGCGTCGCGCCGTCCGCGATCGCGCCGGGCGTGCCGATGTTCACGGTAAAGGGGATGCAGGAGATTCCCGCGCCGCGTGCGCTGACGACGGACGAAGTGCGCGAGACGGTGAACGACTTCCGCGTTGCCGCGCGCCGCGCGATCGAGGCCGGCGCCGACGGCGTCGAGATCCATGGCGCGAACGGGTATCTGGTCCAGCAGTTCTTCGCGCCGAACGCCAACACGCGCACCGACGCGTACGGCGGTACGATCGAGAATCGCGCGCGCTTCGCGATCGAGGTGGCCGAGGCGATCGCCGACGAAATCGGCGCGGACCGCACCGCGATCCGCCTGTCGCCCGGCACCACGTTGTGGGGGATCGACGAAGGCGCGGAAGGGCCGGACCTGTATCGCCACCTGGCGACGCAGCTCGACCGGCTCGGCCTCGCGTACCTGCACGTGATGCACCAGGGCGACGAGCCGCTGCTCGCGGACCTGCGCGAGCGCTGGAGTGGCACGCTGATCGTGAACCGGCCGGGCCGCACGCGCGACGCGATCGGTACGGATGTCGCAGCGGGCATTGCCGATCTCGAAGCGTACGGCCAGATGGTGCTCGCGAATCCGGATTTCGTGACGCGGCTGAAGACGGGTGCGCCGATGAACGACGCGCAGCGCGACACGTTCTTCGGCGGCGACGCGCGCGGGTATGTCGACTATCCGGCGCTGAGCGGCGCGGCTGCGGCGTAA
- a CDS encoding LysR family transcriptional regulator has translation MELLNDMALFVEVVKAKGFRSAADALGMPNSTLSRRIGALEKAIGLRLLHRTTRRIELTEAGQLYFERCKRIVDEARLAHEQLGELLAEPAGVLRASFPVDFAVIYLTPLIVEFANRYPKLTFDFELTSRRVDLVSEPFDVAIRIGESADSQLVARRLATFRNHLYASPRYLERSGEPREPDDLKQHQCLSVQRVDAWTLHDGAREVEVPVGGRFVVNSVGMIRQLAVHGAGIIQMTEEIVADDVAAGRLRRVLPGWEGTPVPVYAMTETRLLPAKTQIFIEFLRAHFAQA, from the coding sequence GTGGAATTACTGAACGACATGGCGCTGTTCGTGGAGGTCGTGAAGGCGAAGGGCTTTCGCAGTGCGGCCGACGCGCTGGGCATGCCGAATTCGACGCTGTCGCGGCGGATCGGCGCGCTGGAAAAGGCGATCGGCTTGCGGCTGCTGCATCGCACGACGCGCCGGATCGAGCTCACGGAGGCCGGGCAACTGTATTTCGAGCGCTGCAAGCGCATCGTCGACGAGGCGCGGCTCGCGCACGAGCAGCTCGGCGAACTGCTGGCCGAACCGGCGGGCGTGCTGCGCGCGTCGTTTCCGGTCGATTTTGCGGTGATCTACCTGACGCCGCTGATCGTCGAATTCGCGAACCGCTACCCGAAGCTGACGTTCGATTTCGAGCTGACGTCACGGCGCGTCGATCTGGTGAGCGAGCCGTTCGACGTCGCGATCCGTATCGGCGAATCGGCGGATTCGCAACTCGTCGCGCGGCGGCTCGCCACGTTCCGCAATCATCTGTATGCGTCGCCGCGCTATCTCGAGCGCTCGGGCGAGCCGCGCGAGCCTGACGACCTGAAGCAGCATCAGTGCCTGAGCGTGCAGCGCGTCGATGCGTGGACGCTGCATGACGGCGCGCGGGAGGTCGAGGTGCCGGTGGGCGGGCGGTTCGTCGTGAACAGCGTCGGCATGATCCGGCAACTGGCCGTGCACGGTGCGGGGATTATCCAGATGACGGAGGAAATTGTGGCCGACGACGTGGCCGCAGGAAGGTTGCGTCGCGTGCTGCCCGGATGGGAGGGCACGCCGGTTCCCGTCTACGCGATGACGGAAACGCGCTTGCTGCCCGCGAAGACGCAGATTTTCATCGAGTTTCTGCGCGCGCACTTTGCGCAGGCGTGA
- a CDS encoding ABC transporter permease has protein sequence MTTPDATRGARPSRSPLPRSLPAFAARAAALALLLVLLLRPAWLQGLFAPFSDNGAPVIYDRASLLDLTLAHLGTVALSSLIGTIVAVAAGIFVTRPAGTDFLPVARSVVDIGQTFPPVAVLALAVPAVGFGSKPVLIALVLYGLLPIFESTIAGLEDVPRDVVDAARGMGMSGWQQLVSVELPLAFPVIVNGIRLAVVINLGTATIGSTVAARGLGDVIIAGLQTSNTAFVLQGGVIVGLLAVLVSDAIGAIARRATARRA, from the coding sequence ATGACGACGCCGGATGCAACGCGCGGCGCGCGGCCATCGCGTTCGCCCCTTCCCCGCAGCCTTCCCGCGTTCGCGGCGCGGGCTGCTGCGCTCGCGCTGCTGCTCGTGCTGCTGTTGCGCCCCGCATGGCTGCAGGGGCTGTTCGCGCCGTTCTCGGACAACGGCGCGCCCGTCATCTACGATCGCGCGAGCCTGCTCGACCTCACGCTCGCGCATCTCGGCACGGTCGCGCTGTCGAGCCTGATCGGCACGATTGTCGCGGTCGCAGCCGGCATCTTCGTCACGCGGCCGGCCGGCACGGATTTCCTGCCGGTCGCGCGCAGCGTCGTCGACATCGGCCAGACCTTCCCGCCGGTCGCGGTGCTCGCGCTCGCGGTGCCGGCCGTCGGCTTCGGATCGAAACCCGTGCTGATCGCGCTCGTGTTGTACGGGCTCCTGCCGATTTTCGAAAGCACGATTGCAGGGCTCGAAGACGTGCCGCGCGACGTCGTCGATGCCGCGCGCGGGATGGGAATGAGCGGCTGGCAGCAGCTGGTGTCGGTCGAGCTGCCGCTCGCGTTTCCGGTGATCGTCAACGGGATCCGGCTCGCGGTCGTGATCAATCTCGGCACCGCGACGATCGGCTCGACGGTCGCCGCGCGCGGGCTCGGCGACGTGATCATCGCGGGCCTGCAGACGTCGAACACCGCGTTCGTGCTGCAAGGCGGCGTGATCGTCGGGCTGCTCGCGGTGCTCGTCAGCGACGCGATCGGCGCGATTGCGCGGAGGGCGACCGCGCGGAGGGCGTAG
- a CDS encoding Xaa-Pro dipeptidyl-peptidase produces MNIHRTGLRRAWLPALVAATTLAACGGDDGGSVAGASALAQGQQEGAAASAADTQSLASRISPSGVPYANPASGGRYRPVIANGQVQPSLSGGTIEENAWVDTPVDSDGDGTRDRIHVRIVRPAETANGARTPVIVLASPYYAGLADSPNHDVDVELDGTPHPAANAAASASTSARIMAAAPQTRMLQQLEAAAAGRSWIEGYFVPRGFTIVYADSLGTAGSDGCPTILTRDESVAMASVIRWLGRDATAKDASGKTVVANWSTGHVGMYGVSYDGTLPKMVASLRTRGLDAIVPVAGLSNMYGYYRSGGLVRAPEGYQGEDVDVYIKALLTNAHPERCTHLIDESLQKEDRTTGDYSPFWAARDIPTAFAVAPALVAQGLTDDNVRVDQSTSWYLAMRRQGVPTQLWLHRLKHTDPTRVPAMADAWTAEVNRWFTRYLIGFDNGVERDPRAVIEQADGKLLKEADWAARHATPVSYFAGGDGTGTGTLLRMPTGGPLARFTDDARITALTLANAPTGENRSRFESAPLTAATRLSGTATARVRLTFTGTANVTALLVDRAPDGTATIVTRAWTDPRNRLSEWLSEPVLPGMPYDLKLTFMPRDYRLEAGHRLGLVVLSSDNEATLRPTPGTGLTLDPAGTSVTVPLVSS; encoded by the coding sequence ATGAACATTCATCGAACCGGATTGCGGCGCGCGTGGCTTCCCGCGCTCGTTGCGGCCACGACGCTCGCCGCCTGCGGCGGCGACGACGGCGGCAGCGTGGCGGGTGCGTCAGCGCTCGCGCAGGGCCAACAGGAGGGGGCCGCCGCGTCGGCGGCCGATACGCAGTCGCTGGCGTCACGCATTTCGCCGTCCGGCGTCCCGTACGCCAATCCGGCCAGCGGCGGACGCTACCGGCCCGTGATCGCGAACGGCCAGGTGCAGCCGTCGCTGTCGGGCGGCACGATCGAGGAGAACGCGTGGGTCGACACGCCGGTCGATTCCGACGGCGACGGCACACGCGACCGCATCCACGTGCGTATCGTGCGCCCGGCCGAAACCGCGAACGGCGCACGCACGCCCGTCATCGTGCTCGCGAGCCCGTACTACGCGGGGCTCGCCGACAGCCCGAACCACGACGTCGACGTCGAGCTCGACGGCACGCCGCATCCGGCCGCGAACGCAGCCGCGTCGGCATCGACGTCCGCGCGCATCATGGCCGCCGCGCCGCAGACGCGGATGCTGCAGCAACTCGAAGCGGCCGCCGCCGGGCGCTCGTGGATCGAAGGCTATTTCGTGCCGCGCGGCTTCACGATCGTCTACGCGGATTCGCTCGGCACCGCCGGCTCGGACGGCTGCCCGACGATCCTCACGCGCGACGAATCGGTCGCGATGGCGTCGGTGATCCGCTGGCTCGGCCGCGACGCAACCGCGAAGGACGCAAGCGGCAAGACGGTCGTCGCGAACTGGTCGACGGGCCACGTCGGCATGTACGGCGTGTCGTACGACGGCACGCTGCCGAAGATGGTCGCGAGCCTGCGCACGCGCGGGCTCGATGCGATCGTGCCGGTCGCCGGCCTGTCGAACATGTACGGCTATTACCGCTCGGGCGGGCTCGTGCGCGCGCCGGAAGGCTATCAGGGCGAGGATGTCGACGTATATATCAAGGCGCTGCTGACGAACGCGCATCCGGAGCGCTGCACGCACCTGATCGACGAATCGTTGCAGAAGGAGGACCGCACGACCGGCGACTATTCGCCGTTCTGGGCCGCGCGCGACATCCCGACCGCGTTCGCGGTCGCGCCGGCGCTCGTCGCGCAGGGGCTGACCGACGACAACGTGCGCGTCGACCAGTCGACGTCGTGGTATCTCGCGATGCGGCGCCAGGGCGTGCCGACGCAGCTTTGGCTGCATCGCCTGAAACACACCGATCCGACCCGCGTGCCGGCGATGGCCGACGCGTGGACCGCGGAGGTGAACCGGTGGTTTACGCGCTACCTGATCGGCTTTGACAACGGCGTCGAACGCGATCCGCGCGCGGTGATCGAGCAGGCGGACGGCAAGCTGCTGAAGGAAGCCGACTGGGCCGCGCGCCATGCGACGCCGGTTTCGTATTTCGCGGGCGGCGACGGTACGGGCACCGGCACGCTGCTGCGGATGCCGACCGGCGGCCCGCTCGCACGCTTCACCGACGATGCACGCATTACCGCACTCACGCTGGCGAACGCGCCGACCGGCGAAAACCGCAGCCGCTTCGAGAGCGCGCCGCTCACGGCCGCGACGCGATTGTCCGGCACCGCAACGGCACGTGTCAGGCTGACCTTCACGGGTACGGCCAACGTGACGGCGCTGCTGGTCGACCGCGCACCGGACGGCACGGCGACGATCGTCACGCGCGCATGGACCGACCCGCGCAACCGGCTGTCCGAGTGGCTGTCGGAACCCGTGCTGCCAGGGATGCCGTACGACCTGAAGCTGACGTTCATGCCGCGCGACTACAGGCTCGAAGCCGGCCATCGGCTGGGTCTTGTCGTCCTGTCCAGCGACAACGAGGCAACGCTGCGGCCGACACCGGGCACGGGTCTGACGCTCGATCCGGCCGGCACGTCGGTGACGGTGCCGCTGGTTTCGTCCTGA